In Bradyrhizobium sp. 195, the sequence GTGAAGTCGGGCCCGAGCGCGACCTGGGCCGGGCGCTGCGGACCGCAGACGGCGACCTTCCATTTGCGATTGGTCGGCGGCACCTCCTGGCGCTCGACGATCTGCTCGCGCAATTCGTCCGAGGCCTGCTTCAGCGCGAGACCCCAATAGTCCAGCATGAAGCGGTCGTCGGCGCCGCGCACCGTACCGGCGATGTGGTTGAAGTGGGTGTATTGATAGGGATGCAGCCGGATCATCTCGGCGAGCGACAGCGCAAGGCCGAAGCAGAAGGTGGCGAGCACGACGGGCTGCCAGGTGCGGTGATTGGCGCGCAGGCGCTCCATGGCCCAGCCGAACGCGACGCCGCCGAGCACCGCCATCGGCGGAATCACGAATACGAAATGGCGGATGCCGTTGTACAGCGCCGGCCGCTTCACCATCGCGATCGCCAGCGGCAGGGTCGCAGCTAACGTCAGCATCAGCAGGATGGTCTTGCGCCGCGCCGGAACCTCGCGTCGCGGCAGCATGGCGAAGGTGCTGACCACCGCGCCGCCCATCAGCACCAGCATCACCTCGGGCAGCTGCAGCGCGAACAGCGTCGGCAGGTAGGACCAGGGCATGTCCGGCACCGACACGATCGCGCCGTCGAACATCTCTTTCCAGGGCTTCTCGAAGAAATGCGAGAAGTAGGTCAGCGCCTCGAAGGGATTGCCGGGCTCCATGATCGACCACGGCCAGATCAGCCCCATCACGAGATAGCCGAACGCGAGGCCGGGCAGCAGCACGTAGACGACATGGGCGAAGCGGCGGACCGATTCGCGCAGGCCCTCGCTCCGCAGTTCCTCCAGGAACAGGGGCAGGAAGCCGAGCACGGCGTAGACCAGCGCGAGCCCGCCGAGAACGCGGCAGCCGAGCGAGAGGCCCGCGCCGAGCCCGACGATCAGGATCGTGCGCGGCGACGGCTGCGGATATTCCTCGGCGAGGCGGACGAGGCCGAGCATCAGGATGATCATGGCCACCGCGAAGGGCGCGTCCTTCGGATTCATGAACATGTGGCCGTAGAAGATCGGGCACAGCGCGAGCAGCAGGAGTGAGGCAAGACCGGCAAGGGGGCCGCCGATGCGGCGGCCGAGCCGCCACGTCACCGCAAGTCCGATCACGCCGACGATGGCGCCGACCAGACGGCGCGTCTCGAACAATTCGAGCGGAATGATCTTGTGCAGGAGGGCCGCGACCATGTCGAAGCCGCCGCCATACATGTAGAGATTCGCGAAGGAGAGCGCCGCGGTGTCCTTGAAGCCGGAACCGAACATGCGCAGCAACAGGTCGGCATATTCGGCGTGGGTATAATCGTCCCAGCCGAGGCCGTAGTCGCGGAAGGTCAAGCCGGCAATGACGGCGACCGCAGCCAGCACCAGCATGGCCAGATCGTCGCAAGTCCGTTCGACCGAGCGCCGCTGAGGCGTGTCGATCGCCGAAGTCGTGATGGATGTCATGGCTATCGGTGCCCCGGAATCCCCTGTTGGCCCTGCTGGCGCGCGCGGGCCTCAACCCCGGACTCCCTATAGCGCAGTTCCATTAGCAAGTAATTGGGCATTATGGCTAAATTCCTGATGCGATGCAGCAATTCCGGATCATTGACAGCAGCCTAGCAGTAATGGGCCGTAGCTGAAGGGAATGTGAATAAGTCCCTGATTTCCTTTTCATTAGGAACGTGGGTTGCAATTCCCGGTTGGCCTGGAACACCGTATGACGGTATCGTGGCGTGACGGGTCGCGTGTGGATGTGCGGCCGGGGGTGAGTTCGATGACCTTGGCATTGTTGATCGCGGGGATTTTCGCCGTCGTGGCGGGCCTCCTTTCGATCCTATTTGGCTTCTCCGTCAGGGAGTTCAGCCTCGGCAGCCCCGTCATAATCTCGGGCACGATCGGCGTCTGCACCGGGATGTTACTGGTCGGTCTCCATGTCGTGGTCATGGAGCTGAAAGGCATCGCGCGCCGGCTGGCTGGAGCTCCGTCCGAGGTTCGGGTCAGGCCCGTGCTGCCGGGCCTCGCCGTGCCTGCCGCCGCTGCGCCCGAGCTGATGACCGCCTCGGCCCCAAGGACCGAGCCGCCACCGCCACCACCCACCGCAGGCCCGCCGCCGTGGCAGAGCGAAGCCGCCGCGCGCGAGCGTCCGCGTGTCGAGGTGCCGCCGGAGCCGGAAGCCCCGACGCCGCCGGCAAGTCCGGAAGCGCCGCGCCGGCGCAACCTCCTGTTCGCCTCGACCTCGCGCAAGGAGCGCGAGCGCGCGGAGGCGAAGGGCGCCGAGGGGGCGCCGCCGCAGCTGCCTGCGGAGCCCACTGAGGCCCTGGATAGTCCGCCAGCAAGCTTCGACGATGCCTGGCCGAAGCCGGACCGCATGCGTCCGCCGGAGCCGCCGGCCGCCTTGCGCCGCCCGCCGGCGCGCTCGCCATCGACCTTCGCGGAGGCCGCTCCGCCGCCTGCACCCGAGCCGACGCCGGCAATTGTCGAGCAGCCGCCCGTGACCGTGCTCAAATCCGGAATCGTCGACGGCATGGCCTATTCGCTCTATTCCGACGGCTCGATCGAAGCGCAGATGCCGGAGGGCATGATGCGCTTTGCCTCGATCGACGAGCTGCGCGCCCATCTCGACCAGCGCAGCTGAGGCAGCTGCGGCCAAGGAAAGCACCACCCCTCACTTGCAATCAGCTCATCCTCGTCAGTTGTCGTATTTCGGCCGAACGTATTGTTGACAGGCAAGAGTTCGGCGTCGTCTATCCCGGAAGGCGCAAGGTGGAGAGGGGGCGGGCCCATGTCGGATGCCGGGGCTAAGAATTTCATCGAGCTGACCGCGAGCATCGTGTCGGCCTATCTCAGCAACAATCCGACGCCGGCCGCGGAGATTCCGAACCTGATCAGCCAGGTGCATGGCGCCCTGGTGCGGGTGTCGTCGGGCCGCACCGAGACCGCGCCGCTCGAGCCGGCGAAGCCTGCGGTCTCGCTGAAGAAGTCGATCGCGCCCGATTATCTGGTCTGCCTGGAAGACGGCAAGCGGTTCAAGTCGCTGAAGCGCCATCTGCGCACGCAGTACAACATGACGCCGGAGCAATACCGCGAGAAATGGGGCCTGCCGGCCGACTATCCCATGGTCGCGCCGAACTATGCGGTGGCGCGTTCGCAACTGGCGAAGCAAATGGGCCTCGGGCAGCAGCAGCGGAAGAAGGGGAAGTAGTGCGGGTCGTGCGAATGGCCGCCGCTCGGGAGGCCTCGTAGGGTGGGCAAAGGCGCGAAGCGCCGTGCCCACGAGCTTCCTCCGATCACACTCAGAAGGTGGGCACGCTTCGCTTTGCCCACCCTACGGGAGCTCCCTACGAAGCTTCTTTACGACGCTTCCGCCAGCGCCTCTTTCGCATCGGTCTTGATGCGCTCGACCATCGAGCGCAGGCCGTTGGAGCGCTGCGGCGTCAGATGATCGCGAAAGCCGAACTCGTTGAACACGGCGATCGCATCGGTATCGAGGATCTCCTGCGGCGTGCGGCCCGAATAGAGCGACAGCACGATCGCGACCAGCCCGCGCACGATATGCGCGTCGCTGTCGCCGCGATATTTCAGGATCGGTGCGCCATTGCCGCGATCGACCAGCTTTTGAAGCCAGACCTGACTGACGCAGCCATTGACCTTGTTCTCGGCAGAATGTTCCGCCTCCGGCATCGGTTCCAGGGTGCGGCCAAGCTCGATGACGTACCGGTAGCGGTCGTCCCACTCGTCCAGAAGCTCGAAATTGTCCCTGATTTCGTCGATGTTGGTCATGCTAGCCCGTGTTCCCGCTTCCCGCCAATATAGGGATGCGAGGGACCGAAATCGATAGGGTTTGGGCGCTAATTCGCCGGCTGCGGACCGCGCCATTCCAGTGCGAGGTCGTCCTGGCTCAGCGTGTCGTGCGGCGCGTCGCTCGAGACGGCATCGCCTTCGCCGGCCATCGCGATCGAGCCGGTATGGTCGGGCGCCTTCTTGTCGTTCTTCTCGTTCTTGTCGTTCTTGTCGTTGGAGATCTGCTCTTTCTTGTCGTTGATGATCTGGTAGATCTTGCGCGCGCCGTCCTGGGCGCGCTGGCCGATGATGGTCGCGGCCTGTCCACCGACCTCGCAGGCCGCCGGCTGGCGCTTGCAGAATTGGGTCATGTCCGAGACGGCCGCGGTCGCAGCCTGCACCGCGTCGGCGGCGCCGATCTGCGGCAGCTTGTCCGATTCGGGTGTCTTGTCCCTGGGCA encodes:
- a CDS encoding ArnT family glycosyltransferase, whose amino-acid sequence is MTSITTSAIDTPQRRSVERTCDDLAMLVLAAVAVIAGLTFRDYGLGWDDYTHAEYADLLLRMFGSGFKDTAALSFANLYMYGGGFDMVAALLHKIIPLELFETRRLVGAIVGVIGLAVTWRLGRRIGGPLAGLASLLLLALCPIFYGHMFMNPKDAPFAVAMIILMLGLVRLAEEYPQPSPRTILIVGLGAGLSLGCRVLGGLALVYAVLGFLPLFLEELRSEGLRESVRRFAHVVYVLLPGLAFGYLVMGLIWPWSIMEPGNPFEALTYFSHFFEKPWKEMFDGAIVSVPDMPWSYLPTLFALQLPEVMLVLMGGAVVSTFAMLPRREVPARRKTILLMLTLAATLPLAIAMVKRPALYNGIRHFVFVIPPMAVLGGVAFGWAMERLRANHRTWQPVVLATFCFGLALSLAEMIRLHPYQYTHFNHIAGTVRGADDRFMLDYWGLALKQASDELREQIVERQEVPPTNRKWKVAVCGPQRPAQVALGPDFTIGWDSNAADFAMTLGEFYCKGLTAPVMVEIKRDDVVFARVYDIRGRSISSLLSIPAP
- a CDS encoding DUF308 domain-containing protein gives rise to the protein MTLALLIAGIFAVVAGLLSILFGFSVREFSLGSPVIISGTIGVCTGMLLVGLHVVVMELKGIARRLAGAPSEVRVRPVLPGLAVPAAAAPELMTASAPRTEPPPPPPTAGPPPWQSEAAARERPRVEVPPEPEAPTPPASPEAPRRRNLLFASTSRKERERAEAKGAEGAPPQLPAEPTEALDSPPASFDDAWPKPDRMRPPEPPAALRRPPARSPSTFAEAAPPPAPEPTPAIVEQPPVTVLKSGIVDGMAYSLYSDGSIEAQMPEGMMRFASIDELRAHLDQRS
- a CDS encoding Ros/MucR family transcriptional regulator is translated as MSDAGAKNFIELTASIVSAYLSNNPTPAAEIPNLISQVHGALVRVSSGRTETAPLEPAKPAVSLKKSIAPDYLVCLEDGKRFKSLKRHLRTQYNMTPEQYREKWGLPADYPMVAPNYAVARSQLAKQMGLGQQQRKKGK
- a CDS encoding SufE family protein; translated protein: MTNIDEIRDNFELLDEWDDRYRYVIELGRTLEPMPEAEHSAENKVNGCVSQVWLQKLVDRGNGAPILKYRGDSDAHIVRGLVAIVLSLYSGRTPQEILDTDAIAVFNEFGFRDHLTPQRSNGLRSMVERIKTDAKEALAEAS
- a CDS encoding DUF5330 domain-containing protein; translated protein: MRFLLRITFWLGLVLVLLPRDKTPESDKLPQIGAADAVQAATAAVSDMTQFCKRQPAACEVGGQAATIIGQRAQDGARKIYQIINDKKEQISNDKNDKNEKNDKKAPDHTGSIAMAGEGDAVSSDAPHDTLSQDDLALEWRGPQPAN